The Balneola sp. genomic interval TATATTTCACCATTGGCGGTTAATTTGCCATGAAAGTTTGGTCCATACCAGCTGGAAACGCCGGTTTCAATAGCTTCCGCATTTTCAGAAGAGTAATCAGCAAAGTCAGCGCCCCTTTTCGAGACACCACAGGCAGAGATAAAAATAGCCGTTAAAACAAAAAGAAGCGTTTTGGTAAATATATGCATGGAGATGATTTGATTTAGCATCTCAAAATATATCTCGCTTTGATATGAAATGCTATTTGGCTTCTTCCAAAATAACAGAAAAAACAGACCCTTCACCTGGAGTAGAGTCCAAGTGAATGCTGCCATTCATTCTTTCAACTAAATTATGAACAATAAATAAACCTAGTCCGGTAGTTTTTTCGCCACCGGTTGGAGCAGCGGAAAGCTTAGAAAATTTTTGATAAAGCTTTTTTCGATCGTCTTTCGTGAAACCGGGCCCCTCATCACTAATACTAAATTTAACTTTCCCTTCTTTTTTTAGATGCTCAACAGCAATTTTCACTGTTGAGTGCTTGTCTGAAAACTTATAGGCATTGTTGATGAGGTTTTCTAAAATCCGTTTCAATCCATCCTGATCAGCCACTACCCTCGGAAGGTTATCCTGAATACTTAAAGTCGTTTTTATTCTTTTTTTATTGCCTAAAACGTTGAGGGAGTCATAGGCTTCTTTGGCAATAGCCTCAGCTTTAACAGGCTTTAATTCTAGTTTAACTTCCCCATGGTCAATATTGTTAATGTCTTTCATATTACTCACCAGATTATTTATTCGCACAGTGAGGTCATAAATATTGCCGGCATATTCTTTGATCTCTTCAGGAGGCAGTTGATCGGCATCCATAGTCATGATTTCCGAAATGGCAGAAATAGAATTGAGGGGGCTGCGAATATCATGTGACACAACTCCAATAAAGCGATGAACATCATCATTTACGGAGGTGGAACTTGTTGAGCGAGAACTCAAAGTATCATTCAAAGTGTCCAGGTTTTTTCTATCCTTTTGGTAATTCATAATTCTATTACCCAAAAAGATGATAACTACTAGACTGACTCCAAGCAGAATCAGGAGTGTTTCGTGAGTAAGCCATTGCAGGTTATTAACCATCAATGGGCCATAGAAGATATTAGAGATTTGCCGGTTCAATATGCCTATAGCGTGTGGCAGTGATGCATAGTCTTGCATCGTTACCACAAAAGTGCTAACAAACATACCTTGGTGGCATGCTGAGCCAATCATTTATTACCCTTAAAAGCTGTATTTCCTAAAGTTGTGGCTAATATACTTTAACAAATGGTAAATATCATTCGGAAGAAAGGAATTTTATGGAACTGAGCCGAAGATCGGATTTGAACCGACGACCTATTCTTTACGAGAGAATTGCTCTACCCCTGAGCTACTTCGGCTTGTCTTGAAACTAATAGTACTATTCTTTTTGATTCTTATGCAAGAGTAGAGTAATCAACGTACCTTAAAAAGAAAAAATAGATGTCGGTAACTCTTATCCTGATTGTGGCGAACGTACTGGTTTCGATGTTAGCCCTTTATGTAGTCCCGCAAGTTTTTGAGAAAGGAATGATGATGCCTTATCGGGTCGTTCGCGAAAACACCTGGTATGAACTGATTAGCTCAGGCTTTATACATGCGGGAATTGGCCATTTATTTTTGAATATGTTCGTGCTGTTCTTTTTCGGGCTTGTACTGGAAAGGTCAGTTGGGAGAGAGCATTTTATTGCGCTTTACCTCACCGGTCTTATCATTTCGAGTTTGCCTTCATTATTTCAACACAAGGATAATCCCGACTTTGCAACAGTGGGGGCTTCAGGAGCCGTAGAGGGAGTGCTATTCGGATTTATAGTTCTATTCCCCCTTGACCCTATATATATCATGTTCATCCCCTTTGGGATACCTGCTATTGTTTTCGGAATTTTATTCCTGATTTACAGCGTCTATGCAAGTCGCAGGGAGGGCAAGGTAAACCATGAAGCACATATAGCAGGCGCTGTTTGGGGTGTGCTGTACATGATTATTTTTGTTCCCAACACCATTGATCACTTTTTGACCGTACTTGGGTTACTTTAAGAGGTGGTCCTAGCCATTTTTTGAGCGGAAGTCCTTCATGAAATCTGTTAAAGCCTGCACGGACTCTAGCTCACAAGCATTATAGATACTGGCTCTGATACCACCCATACTGCGATGACCTCTTAAAGCTACGAGATCATGTTGTTTTGCCTCTTGAAGAAACAGCTCTTCCAACTCTTCTGAAGGTAATCGAAAAGTAACGTTCATTTTGGAACGGGATGCTTTCTCGGCAGCACCTCTGTAAAACTCATCAGAATCAATGGTGCTGTAAAGCAGATCTGCTTTTTTATTATTGATATCTACGAAATGAGGGATGCCGCCTTTCTCTTCCACCCATTTCAAAACAAGATTCACCATGTATACTGCAAAGGTGGGAGGTGTATTGAAAATCCTCTCGGCATGCGAATGGAAATCAAGAAAACTGGGGATGTCTTTTTTATTGGCTGTTTGAAGAAAGTCTTTTCGAACAATTACAACGGTAACCCCTGATGGGCCCAGGTTTTTTTGTGCACCTGCATAAATCAATCCATAGCGGTCGATGTCAATCGGGCGGGAGATGAAATCTGAGGAAGCATCACAAATAAGAGGAGCTCCATTCGATTCCGGTTCAGAAGAAAATTGAGTTCCATAAATGGTATTGTTTGAAGTAAAGTGAACATATCTTGGATCTTCTGAAAGATTCAGCTCACTATTTTCAGGGACCCTTGAGAACTTTTGATCCTCGCTGCTAAAAGGCACATGAACCTTGCCAAACAGCTTAGCTTCAGCGATAGCTTTTTCTGACCAAACCCCGGTATTAATAATATCTGCGGTATCATTCTTAGAAAGAAAATTAAGCGGGATTTGCATGAACTGAGCTGTGGCTCCGCCCTGTAAAAACATGATGTGGAAATCATCACCAAGTCCTAAAATTCGTGTAAGCCGTTCTTTTGCCTCGGTATCGACTTGAGTGTAAGAGGGGCCGCGGTGACTTTTTTCCATGATGGAAGTCCCAGTTCCTTTATAATCGAGAAGTTCTTCCTGTACAGTTTCTAAGACTTCAAGAGGCAAGGCAGCAGGGCCGGCACTAAAATTGTGAACTCGTTTCATCGGGTTAGAGAAATAAGAATGTTAGAACTAAAATGAGATTAGTTAAAGGTATGAATTAAAAGCCCTGAGCGCAGTTTTGGCTCAAACCATGTCGATTTGGGGGGCATTAACAGACCTGCATCAGAAACGTCCAGGAGCTCCTCTATGCTGGTTGGATATAAGCTTATGCCGAGTGCTGCTTCACCATTATCTACCAACTTCTCTAATTCGTCAGTGCCACGAATTCCTCCTACAAAATCGATATTTGGATCTGTCCGTTGATCTTTAATTTCCAGTAATGGTCCTAAAATCTGTTCCTGGAGGAGCGAAATATCTAACGCCGATGCAGGGTCATTTTCAACGGGAGACTTCAGGGTAATTCCATACCAATTGTCATTCAAATAAAAGGAAACCATGCCTTTTTTAGGAGGGGTGGGTTTTGCTTTTTTCTGAACAGTAAACTTCTTGCCCAACAGTTCAATAAAGTTATCAGGAATAGAAAATACGATCCTGTTATAGGCCAGAATTTCCATTTGGTCCATGGGGAAAAGAACAGCCGGAAAGAAATTGTAGCCATCTTCTTTATCGTGATCCGGGTTCTGTGATGCATACTCTTTAGCTGCTCTGGCAGCACTTGCACAACGATGGTGCCCATCGGCTATGTACAATTTTGGAATTCTGGCAAAGGCTGAGACAAGCTCATCAGATGAGTCAACTTTCCAGATAGTGTGCCTGATTTCATCAGAAGTTTCGATATCATAAAGAGGGTCCCGTGAATCCATATAATCGTTCATGAACGAAGTAACTTCGCCCGGGTCTCGAAATGTAAACATCACCGGTTCAGCATGGGCTTCCTGAGTAATGATATGCTTGGTCCGGTCATCTTCTTTGTCAGGCCGGGTCAGCTCGTGTTTTAGGATAACATCGTTTTCATAATCATCAACACTTACACAGCCAAAGATTCCCGCTTGAGAGCGCCCGTCCATTATTAGCCGGTAGATGTATAACGATTCGGTGTCTTCCTGTTCCATAAAGCCGGAAGACAAAAGCTCATTCAGGTTTTCCCGTCCTTTTTGGTAGACCTTTGTATCATATGATGAGGTTTTA includes:
- a CDS encoding rhomboid family intramembrane serine protease, yielding MSVTLILIVANVLVSMLALYVVPQVFEKGMMMPYRVVRENTWYELISSGFIHAGIGHLFLNMFVLFFFGLVLERSVGREHFIALYLTGLIISSLPSLFQHKDNPDFATVGASGAVEGVLFGFIVLFPLDPIYIMFIPFGIPAIVFGILFLIYSVYASRREGKVNHEAHIAGAVWGVLYMIIFVPNTIDHFLTVLGLL
- a CDS encoding 3-phosphoserine/phosphohydroxythreonine aminotransferase; protein product: MKRVHNFSAGPAALPLEVLETVQEELLDYKGTGTSIMEKSHRGPSYTQVDTEAKERLTRILGLGDDFHIMFLQGGATAQFMQIPLNFLSKNDTADIINTGVWSEKAIAEAKLFGKVHVPFSSEDQKFSRVPENSELNLSEDPRYVHFTSNNTIYGTQFSSEPESNGAPLICDASSDFISRPIDIDRYGLIYAGAQKNLGPSGVTVVIVRKDFLQTANKKDIPSFLDFHSHAERIFNTPPTFAVYMVNLVLKWVEEKGGIPHFVDINNKKADLLYSTIDSDEFYRGAAEKASRSKMNVTFRLPSEELEELFLQEAKQHDLVALRGHRSMGGIRASIYNACELESVQALTDFMKDFRSKNG